The Streptomyces sp. NBC_01275 genome has a segment encoding these proteins:
- a CDS encoding HAMP domain-containing sensor histidine kinase: MAATPAPPQAPPKPTWDPRRPQAAPFPWLRPTIRIRLTLLYGGMFLIAGILLLSIIYLLAAQALKTGNQPLFKITGGSDIIKVTSDNCPAINNASNLTLSQFDAAVSACIDHQRQVALDNLLSRSLLALLGLAVIAFAFGYAMAGRVLSPLGRITRTARAVAGSDLSRRIELDGPDDELKELADTFDDMLERLQRAFTAQQRFVGNASHELRTPLAINRTLLEVHLSDPNAPMELQQLGKTLLATNERSEQLVEGLLLLARSDNQIVERKPVDLSEVAGQAIDQVNGEAEAKGVEIRGKRASAVVQGNGVLLERIALNLLQNAVRYNVPQDGWVEVTTQVEHGQAVLVVSNTGPVVPAYEVDNLFEPFRRLRTERTGSDKGVGLGLSIVRSVARAHGGHIVARPREGGGLVMRVALPV; the protein is encoded by the coding sequence GTGGCCGCGACGCCCGCGCCTCCCCAGGCGCCCCCGAAGCCCACCTGGGACCCCAGGAGGCCGCAGGCCGCCCCCTTCCCGTGGCTGCGCCCGACCATCCGCATACGGCTCACGCTGCTGTACGGCGGCATGTTCCTGATCGCCGGCATCCTGCTGCTGTCGATCATCTACCTGCTGGCCGCGCAGGCCCTGAAGACGGGCAACCAGCCGCTCTTCAAGATCACGGGCGGCAGCGACATCATCAAGGTCACCAGCGACAACTGCCCCGCGATCAACAACGCCAGCAACCTCACGCTCAGCCAGTTCGACGCGGCGGTCAGCGCGTGCATCGACCACCAGCGCCAGGTCGCCCTGGACAACCTGCTCAGCCGCTCCCTGCTGGCCCTGCTCGGCCTTGCCGTGATCGCCTTCGCCTTCGGCTACGCCATGGCCGGCCGGGTGCTGTCCCCGCTCGGCCGGATCACCCGTACCGCGCGCGCGGTGGCGGGCTCGGACCTGTCCCGCCGTATCGAACTGGACGGGCCCGACGACGAGCTGAAGGAGCTGGCCGACACCTTCGACGACATGCTGGAGCGCCTGCAGCGGGCCTTCACCGCCCAGCAGCGCTTCGTGGGCAACGCCTCGCACGAGCTGCGGACCCCGCTGGCGATCAACCGCACCCTCCTCGAAGTGCACCTCTCCGACCCGAACGCGCCGATGGAGCTCCAGCAGCTCGGCAAGACGCTGCTGGCCACCAACGAGCGCAGCGAGCAGCTCGTCGAGGGCCTGCTGCTCCTGGCCCGCAGCGACAACCAGATCGTCGAGCGCAAGCCGGTCGACCTCTCCGAGGTCGCCGGGCAGGCCATCGACCAGGTGAACGGCGAGGCGGAGGCCAAGGGCGTGGAGATCCGCGGCAAGCGGGCCTCGGCCGTCGTCCAGGGAAACGGCGTGCTGCTGGAGCGCATCGCCCTGAACCTCCTGCAGAACGCGGTGCGGTACAACGTCCCGCAGGACGGCTGGGTCGAGGTGACCACCCAGGTCGAGCACGGCCAGGCGGTCCTGGTGGTGTCGAACACCGGGCCGGTCGTGCCGGCGTACGAGGTCGACAACCTCTTCGAGCCCTTCCGGCGGCTGCGTACGGAGCGCACGGGCAGCGACAAGGGCGTCGGGCTCGGCCTGTCCATCGTCCGGTCCGTGGCCCGGGCTCACGGCGGCCATATCGTGGCCCGACCGCGCGAGGGAGGAGGGCTCGTGATGCGGGTCGCCCTTCCCGTCTGA
- a CDS encoding DUF4193 domain-containing protein: MATDYDTPRKTDDDVDSDSLEELKARRNDKSASAVDVDEFEAAEGLELPGADLSNEELAVRVLPKQQDEFTCMSCFLVHHRSQLAREKNGQPICRDCD; the protein is encoded by the coding sequence ATGGCAACCGATTACGACACCCCACGCAAGACCGATGACGACGTCGACTCCGACAGCCTTGAAGAGCTCAAGGCCCGGAGGAACGACAAGTCCGCCTCCGCTGTAGACGTAGACGAGTTCGAGGCCGCGGAGGGCCTCGAACTGCCCGGAGCAGACCTCTCGAACGAGGAGTTGGCTGTCCGGGTGCTGCCCAAGCAGCAGGACGAGTTCACTTGCATGAGCTGCTTCCTGGTGCACCACCGCAGCCAGCTGGCCCGCGAGAAGAACGGTCAGCCGATCTGCCGCGACTGCGACTGA
- a CDS encoding DUF3093 domain-containing protein, which yields MQLSATPYEERLTAPRSWWFVSFLVGVSFALILLPFGTLPLLGGLVGGTAAAAVVASSYGSLRIRVVGDSLIAGEAKIPVAALGEAEILDAEEARAWRTYKADTRAFLLLRSYIPTALRVEVTDPADPTPYLYLSTREPERLAQALKTAREATA from the coding sequence ATGCAGCTTTCCGCCACCCCTTACGAAGAACGCCTGACCGCCCCTCGCTCGTGGTGGTTCGTCTCGTTCCTCGTGGGCGTCTCCTTCGCCCTGATCCTGCTGCCCTTCGGCACCCTGCCGCTGCTCGGCGGTCTGGTCGGCGGCACCGCGGCCGCGGCGGTCGTGGCCAGCTCCTACGGGTCCCTGCGCATCCGTGTGGTGGGCGACTCGCTGATCGCGGGCGAGGCGAAGATCCCGGTCGCGGCACTGGGCGAGGCGGAGATCCTGGACGCGGAGGAGGCGCGCGCCTGGCGCACGTACAAGGCCGACACCCGGGCCTTCCTGCTGCTGCGCTCCTACATCCCCACGGCGCTGCGCGTGGAGGTCACCGACCCGGCCGACCCGACGCCGTACCTGTACCTGTCGACGCGGGAGCCGGAGCGCCTGGCGCAGGCCCTGAAGACGGCCCGGGAGGCGACGGCCTAG